The following are encoded in a window of Schistocerca nitens isolate TAMUIC-IGC-003100 chromosome 9, iqSchNite1.1, whole genome shotgun sequence genomic DNA:
- the LOC126203058 gene encoding uncharacterized protein LOC126203058: MELSEVNVQAVAARAELGEEHQMGRAFWENQNAWQDKFQQLEEQFSTYREEKDKLQELPQLCEQLRDEMFYLEPQKQISELSDHHKIAERQIVGTSHPRWLLMEEAQLANMVAIGASTVLHYISSSYSKCCIG, translated from the exons CTGTCTGAAGTAAATGTCCaagcagtagctgcaagggcaGAACTCGGAGAGGAACACCAGATGGGAAGAGCATTTTGGGAAAATCAGAATGCCTGGCAGGACAAATTCCAACAGCTAGAGGAACAGTTTTCTACTTACCGAGAAGAAAAGGACAAG TTACAGGAACTTCCACAGTTGTGTGAGCAACTGAGGGATGAAATGTTCTACCTTGAGCCCCAGAAGCAGATATCAGAATTATCAGACCATCACAAAATAGCAGAGAGGCAAATAGTCGGCACAAGCCATCCACGGTGGCTTCTCATGGAGGAAGCACAGCTGGCCAACATGGTTGCCATAGGTGCAAGCACTGTACTACATTATATTTCATCATCATATTCTAAGTGTTGTATCGGATGA